GCAGTGTCGATGTGGATATTCTCAGACACGGTCAGTTGCTCTCCGGATACCCGGAGAGAATCCATGTCTGGGCATCCCATGCTGACGAGGTGAAACACCTGCCTGATGGTTTTGAGATCCTGGCTGCCTCCTCCATCTGCCAGATCGAAGCGATTGCATCTGAAGATAAGCGGATGTACGGTCTCCAGTGGCATCCGGAAGTGAGCCACAGCAAAGACGGACACCTGATCTACGAGAACTTTAACCGCATATGTATGGAGTAGAAGAACTGGGCCGTGCTCTTCAGGCGATCGGCTTCTCATGCCGTATGTGCGGTGGGTGCTGCCGTGGAGAGGAGGATGAAGGCCGTGTCATCGTCTCACCAATTGAGATTGATGGTCTTGCCTCGGCTACCGGGATGGAGAGGGAAGAGATGGTGAAACCCTATCCCGAATTCATTGAGTCCGGTGATGGCCATAGCTTCACCTTTGAATGGTGTATCAGACGATCTGGCAGTGGATGTATCTTCCATTCTGAGAACGGCAGCTGTTTGGTATATGCGGTGCGCCCCTGGATCTGCAGGACGTACCCGTTTGCACTCGACGGCGAGCAGTTAACCGTCTCAGAATGCCCTGGAACCGGAGGGGAGATGACAGAGGAGGCGGCTGGTGCGCTTGCCAATGCACTCATCCTGAGGAAGAGGGCAGAAGAGGAGGAAGAGGATGCGGTCTTAAAGCTATATGCAGCCGCGACACTGCCGGATGACGGCCCGGTGGTCTTTGACAGCAGGGGTATGTGGAGAATACATGGGTGAATTACAGATCGTCGGGACTGCGCATGTCTCACAGAAAAGTATCGATGATGTCACAGCAGCAATAGCGGAATTTCAACCCGATATTATTGCAGTTGAGCTTGATGCTCCCCGCTATGCCGCACTGAAACAGCAGGAGGAGAGTAGAGAGGGACCGGGAGTCTCTGAGATCCTGACATCCGGGAATATGACCCAGCTGCTGATCCAGTGGGTGCTTGCCTATGTCCAGAGAAAGATCGGGATGAATGTCGGGATCGAGCCCGGAGCAGAGATGAAGGAAGCAATCCGGATCGCCGAAGCAGAAGGGATACGGATTGCCTTAATTGATCGGGATATCCGTATCACGCTCTCCCGTTTCTGGACCATGATGACGCTTCGTGAGAAGTGCAGGATGCTCTATGCGCTTGCCGTCTCAGTCACCGGCGTATCCGGCGAGGAGATCGACATCGATTCCCTCACCGAACAGGACGTTGTCACGCTTGCTCTTGAGGAATTCAGAAAATTTGCCCCAAATGCAGCAAAGGCACTTATCGATGAGCGGGATGCCTATCTTGCCCATAACCTCATCCCGCTTTCCCGTGGAGACAACCGTGTCCTTGCAGTACTTGGAGCAGGTCATGTCAGGGGTGTATCTGCGTACCTGGAAGAGCCGGAGACGCTCCCTCCCATACACAGGCTCACAGAACAGGTCAAAAAGCCGCCATGGGGAAAAATTATCG
The nucleotide sequence above comes from Methanocalculus natronophilus. Encoded proteins:
- a CDS encoding TraB/GumN family protein → MGELQIVGTAHVSQKSIDDVTAAIAEFQPDIIAVELDAPRYAALKQQEESREGPGVSEILTSGNMTQLLIQWVLAYVQRKIGMNVGIEPGAEMKEAIRIAEAEGIRIALIDRDIRITLSRFWTMMTLREKCRMLYALAVSVTGVSGEEIDIDSLTEQDVVTLALEEFRKFAPNAAKALIDERDAYLAHNLIPLSRGDNRVLAVLGAGHVRGVSAYLEEPETLPPIHRLTEQVKKPPWGKIIGFGVLALFLTLIIAILFSGVGYDVLFAAFLWWIAINGTLAALATLLARGHPISAGVAFSCAWLTSLNPMLAAGWFAAIAEAKIRKPAIADMKAISRADSFSEMSRIPLFRVVLVAALANIGSTLGTFLYFIFIFPLLGIDPTVLITDGFSNIVNTLSGIV
- a CDS encoding YkgJ family cysteine cluster protein, which translates into the protein MYGVEELGRALQAIGFSCRMCGGCCRGEEDEGRVIVSPIEIDGLASATGMEREEMVKPYPEFIESGDGHSFTFEWCIRRSGSGCIFHSENGSCLVYAVRPWICRTYPFALDGEQLTVSECPGTGGEMTEEAAGALANALILRKRAEEEEEDAVLKLYAAATLPDDGPVVFDSRGMWRIHG